CTGATAAAGCAAAAATAAATAATAGGAGAACTCTCTTCATGGAACCTGATTTAGTAATCAGCTTAAAAATCAGGTTAATTTAAAATTTAGTCAAGGCTAAATTTTAAATTTGTCTAGATAAATTTAAATCAAAAAATCCTCGCCATTGCGAGGAGCATATAGAAAAAAGAAATGATCCGTTTAGCCTCGACGAAGCAATCTCCTTGAATAAACTTCTACATTGAGATTGCTTCGTCGTAATGAGCCAAGCTTTTTTCAGTCTCTTTTACTCCTCGCAATGACCGTTCTTTTAGTTTTTTGTGCCCTATTGTATGAGATTGGTCATTTGATGAGCATCATTCTTCTCGAAATCTGGGTTTCTCCTGAACTGAGTCGATATACATACACTCCTGAAGGAACATTTGAAGCATTCCATACAATAGAATGATTTCCAGAAGCCTGGGTGCCGTTTACCAGTGTAGCTACTTCTCTACCAAGAAGGTTATACACTTTCAAAGAAACTTCTCCCGGACTATCGATACTATATGAGATTGTGGTACTGGGATTAAAAGGATTAGGGTAGTTCTGATTTAACTGAATAGTACTTGGAGTAAATCCTTCTTCTTCTGAGTTGGTGGCTACTTTTTCGAGTTCAGCTTCAAGTACATCCTGTACAGCCTCAAAGTCATTATTCACAAATACGGTTCCTCTGTAACGCAGCACCCCATCTGCACCAACTACCACTGAGCGATCATAAGCTCCCGAATTCCCATAGTAATCAACCAAGACGTCTCTTCCGTTAAGCAAAAGGGGATAAGTAATTCCTGTTACGTTTCGAAAGCTATTATTAGAACTGGTATTTGCATTCCAGGTATCGATACCCAATGCAACAAAATTGGTATCATCTTCAAATACTTCAAAGATTTCAGTTTGGGTAACCGGGCCATTGGATCTACAGTGGGGGCAGTTCGCTCCATAAAAGAAGATATACACTACTTTGCCTTCCTGATCTTCCAGGGAAATACGATCATTCTGACCTCCCCCTAAATATAGAAGTGAAAAATCAGGAGCGTCCTGCCCCACTGAAACCTGAGCCCAAGCAAAAGATGAAAAAATAAAAACGGTGAATAGTATGATAGCAAGTTTTTTCATAGCGGTTTCTTATTGACTAAGAGTATTAAGTTCTTCCTGAATTACTGATATAACCCGATCAGAATCGGTATTCACAAAACCTGATCCCTGATAGGCTATTCTGCCCTCTGAGTCGATTACGACAGAGCGGTCATAAGCTCCTGCATTGCCATAGTAATCTACCAGGCTTTGTCTTGCATTAAGTAGTAATGGGTAGGAGATCCCGGTAGCACTGCGAAAAGAGATATTCTGAGATGCAGAGAGGTTCCAAGTATCAAGCCCAAGAGCTACAAAATCAGGATTGGATAAAAATTGTTGATTAATCGTTTCTGTAACTGGTCCATTGGATCGGCAATGAGGACATCCTGCGCCATAGAAAAAGAGATATACTACTTTTCCTCTGAATTCAGATAGACTAATTTCCTGACCGTTTAAGCTAGTGTATGAAAAGTTAGGAGCAATCCTTCCTACGGCTTCGTCTATCCCGCCACTATCGGTAGAGGAAGATAAGCATCCCGTGAAGAGTGAAATGGATGTAAGTAAAATGAATAATGTAGTACGTCTCATTATCTAAGTATTCAAGTTAAAATCGAGTTGAAAAACGGAGCTCTACCCCCTCAAAGTCCAGAATCTCGTAACAGATTCCTGAAGTACAGGCCGGACCACCTCGCCGCTTTCCGGCAAATACATCTACTCTATGCTTAGAGTTGAATTTGTAGGAGAGGTTTCCACCCAGCCAGGTTCTTGTATCCGTTTCAGCATCAAAAGTATTGGGGTTATCTGTTAATTGAGGATCAGTAGATGCCTCAAATACTACTCCAACAGAAAAATCGGGTAAATAAGAGAAGGCGAGTGATCCATAGAAGTTAGTGCTGTTATCCGGATCAAATTGCCTGTCAAAAGTCTGGTACTGAAGGTCTAGTACAAAGCCCCAAACATAATCGAAGGATTTATCAGTGATAAAACCAACAGAAATACGATCCTCTTCTCCTTTTAAATCATCATTTGCGTAATCAAAGAAGGCTTTAAGAGAGAGGTAATCATCAACTTCATAATAGCCCTCTACGAAATATTCCCTGTAGTCAAATTCTCTGAACAGATCATTTTTTGCAGTGGTCATGTTTGCGGTAACAGAATGTCCTCCTTCAAAATTATAGTACACTTCAGCCTGTATACCAGTCTCGTCGGAAGTTTCGAGTACATGGGTACTTCTGTTAAGGACGGGGTAGGTGTGTTCTTTTATAAGAGACGGGGGGTCATTATATCCTTGTCCTAGCCTAAACTGATTGTAGTTCTTGTATTCAAAACTTCCCCCAAAAGAACCAATATAGAAATTCATTCCGGCATACAAAGCATACGAGTCATCGTCATTGAAAGCAGTAAGAGATGCATCGGATTGAAACGCATATTCACTGAATACCTGTAGATTAGGAAGAGGGTTCAAATCCAGTGAAAAAGAACCATATTCGGTATAGTTATTTGTGAAACTGGGGTGAGATCGCATATAAGCGCCACCTACGCTAACAATGTCGTTTACAAAGAACTTGGCTTCCAGCGCTTCAACAAGATCAGGCCGACGGGCTGAGTCGGCTTCAAAATTCGGAGGGAGTAAATTGAATAAAGGTTCAGCTCTAAGAGCTTTTACTTCTAAACGATCAGTGTATAAATCGATGCCGATTCCTTCCAAATCACGATAGAACCCATATCGAGTTCGTTCAAAGGCATCTTCATACACCGATCCGGGAATGTCATAACTTCGAAGGAGTAAGCCTCTGCCTATGGTTTCATAAAAATTACCTACCCGTACTCTAAACATTTCATCCCGGTATTGTACAAGCTTTTGAGTTAAATCCAGATAATTCCGGTCGTCAAAAGGGGTAATGAACTGTTCAACTTTCCCAAAAAAACTGAGATTGTCTGAGTCGTAGAACAGGTTAAGTTGATTATAAGAGGTAGTTAAATCCCTGTCGCCTTCATAAGGGAGGTTCCCATATTGAAATTCAAAGGTATTAGTGCCGTAAATTTGTGCAGCTGCAGGTGTGCTAAAAACCAGTACAATAAGGCAGAGAAATATGGAATAGAAACTCAGTTTCATTCTTCCAGAAGGCTTAGGATTTTTTCTCTTATCTCCACCTCTTCACCGGGCTTATATCCCTCATGAAAGTAGATAATTTCGTCATCCTGGTTAATGATGAGCAAGGTAGGAACTGCCTGAACGCCCAATCGTCCCATTACTTCACTATTTGGATCCAGAAGGACATCATATTCTACCCCTAATGAGCGAACAAAAGGTTTTACTTTGGCCTGGTTTCGAGGGCTATCGATGCTAATACCAACAAAGTTTACGCCTTCCGTTTCAAACTCCTTCGATATTTCAACCAGCTTGGGAATAGACTTTATACAGGGCTTGCACCAGGTAGCCCAAAAATCGATGACCGTATAGGTATCACCCTTTATATCTTTGTACGTGGTGGTTCGGTTATCCAGATTCTTAAGGCGAAAGTTATTCACCTTGGGAGGAGCAACTGAAAGGCTCCCCAAAAAAACAAGTATGGCTAATGTTAACTTCATAATGTTTGATTATTTCTAAGCTAATAATCATCAATAAAGTTCAGCCAAGTATCACAAAAAGATAAAATCGAAAATTCGTCATTGCGAAGGAATTGGCCTTAGACAATCCTGAAGCAATCTCCTTGATAAAGTCTGGTACGTAGAGGTTGCTTCGTAGATTACTTAATAAAAAGGGTTGAAATTACCCGAATTCTCGCAATGACAGTGGGATTTACTAATCCACCCAATCTGCTATAAAGACATTAGTAGATCGATCTCCTCCATTGAAACGGTTAGAACCGAATACTACTTTTTTACCATCGTACGAAAACATGGGGAATGAGTCGAAAGTAGGGTCGAAAGAAACTTGTTTTAGCTCTGTACCATCTACATTTATCATAAAAAGATTAAACGGAAATCCTCTTTCAGATTTGTGATTGGATGAAAAAAGAATTTTTTCTCCAGATGGATGGAAATAAGGTGCCCAGTTTGCTCTTCCAAGGTTGGTGATTTGGCGTAAGCCGGTACCATCTACATTCACTATATATAGTTCCATATCAGTCGGCTCAACAAGCCCCTCAGCCAGGAGGGAAGTATACTTCTCAATTTCTTCGTCTGTTTTTGGTCGGGAAGACCTGAATACTAACTGGGCGCCATCTGGTGAGAAGAAAGCTCCTCCGTCATATCCTAATTCATCGGTGATCTGAACCACATTAGATCCATCTGTATCCATGATGAAAAGTTCTAAATCTCCAGTTCGCATTGAGGTAAACACGATTTTAGTTCCATCCGGAGATAAGGTGGCTTCGGCATCATAACCCGGAGAATCAGGGGTAAGGTTAGCAATGATTTCTCCTTTCAAATTGGCTTTAAAGATGTCATAACCCTCATAAATTGGCCAGACATAAGCTCCGCCAGGACCTCTCTCTGGAACCTCAGGACAAGCTTTATCTGCAAGGTGTGTTGATCCATAGACAAAAGTAGTATCGCCTGGCAGAAAGAATGAACAGGTAGTTCTTCCCGTACCTGTACTGATCATAGTAGGCTCGAAATCAGCGTCTTTAGGTGAAGTATCCATGTAATAAATCTGATCACAATCAGCACCCCAGGCCGGATTATTTGATTGGAAGATTAACTTGGTGTCTTCGAATCCCCAGTACGCTTCTGCATTATCTGCTCCAAAAGTAAGCTGGCGAACGTTCTGGAAATGGACTTCCTGCTCATACTTCAAGGTATCTGTTGAGGGGTCATAAGGAGTTTCTGCTGGTTGATTAGAGCAGGCAATGAATGGGATGAAGATTGTTAGTACCGATAAATATTTCATGGATCGAAAAAGAGTTAAAAATTGGATGATAATCACCTTTGAGTATGAAGATAAGATGAAGAGAAGGTGCCCGTCAATTATTGTTGGGGCCAAACAATTCAATAACCTGCGAAATCAACCCCTTGCCCATTTTAACAATTCTCTCCTGGCTTCCCATTGCTAAATACCGAAGTACTAATTTTAATTCAGCCAGCAAAATAGGTGGATCTGTAACCAGTGAGTCCTCACGAATTATTAAATCCCAGTCTATAGGCTTTTGAAATTTAACCCCGGCCTTTCTCATTACTTCCCGATATACATTGGCCATTAAGCCATAACCTATGGTCGTGGGGTGTAAGCCATCGAGGCTGAAAACACCTCCTTTATGGATTTTTCCGGTCTCCTTTTTAACACGAATAAAATCAGTAGATATTAGCGCTTCGTTGTGCTCATCTACTAAATGCTCAGTGTTAGGATTTCTTTTTAAAGCAGCGATAAAATCATCGGGGTAGCTTCTGAGTAGTTCTCCTCCTAATCGTCTTCTTGCCATACTGGCTACGTTTTTTGCCATTGGAACTACATGCCAGCCATACTCACGAGCGACCTTCCGAATGATGGAGTTGAATTCATCAACAGTAAAGTCAATTTGGATAGCTTCATCCTTGGTAAGGTGGGGATGTTTTTCGGGATCAAAGTCCTCATCCCAAATCCAGAAGCGGGTGTAATAATCGAAATACCCTAAATGATTACTTGAAAACTCAGAATTTACTCCCCGGCAAACAGGAGGGATTGTGGGATAGGGGATAGTCGGTACAAAAACCCGTTCGGCTCCAATTTTTTTAACTCTTTCTGCCAGCTTTCTGTAATCCAGTTCAAAGTGTTCAGGGCGATAGATGGAGTGCTTTCTAAAAGCCATGAATGATTCCAGGTCTTCAGGCTCCGACCAGGTGAGATTTAAATTCACAACTGCACCTAAGGCATTATTGTGACCAATACAAACGATCAGATTTTCAATACCACCATCCTCGGCCAGTTTTTCCACGTTCGAAAGCTGGGATTCCGTTTCGTATTCCGCTTTTAGCTGAGGATTCAATACCAGGCGAGAGGTGACATATTTCGCATGTTCAGGAAGGAAGCCAAAGACTGAAAACACTTCCTTATTTTGTTCAATAAACTCGCGGCTGTTTTTCTCATTAATCATCCAGGTATCATTAATGGATAATCCCCAGATAGCCTGGTTATGGAAGGGGGTGGGTTGATCAACACTTAAATCTTTAAAACCGCCCTCCCAGTATTTTTTGATTCTCTTTAGGGTTTTGATGGTGTGAGCAGCAACGCCTCCATACTCACTCCAGTCAATTTCAGAGCCGAATTCATCAGACAAACCTCGGAGCAATACTTCAAGATTGAGCGGGATCCCTGCTTGGGCCAGGAATTTAGGTTGATCGAAAACGGGAAGAGGATCGAAGCATCTGTGAATGAAAGAAGGGAAATTGATGTCAGTTCGGTAAATACCTCCATTTTGAAATCCCTGAGAGAGGGAATCACCAATTACCACCAGCTTATGTTTCGATTGCTTCTTTTGGAACATATTGGCTCAGAATTTGCCACAAAATCTCCAAAGCACAAAATTGATATTAGTTATTTGTTAATGGTTATTGGCAAAGTTCACCAATAACCATTAACAAATAACCAGTACATAATAATTTATTGTACTTTTATATAAATCATTTCGTGGCTTAACAATGACAACTATGAGTGAAGAAAAAAACCGACTAGAACAATTCCGTGAACGCCGGGCTGAACAAAATGAAAAAGTGCTGGGCTTAGATCACCTGGGCATCAAGCGTTTTTTTAATATGGATACAAACACTTACCGTGATGGTGCCCTGGATACCAAAACAAAAGAACTTCTTGGACTGGTTGCTTCTGCTGTGTTACGCTGTAACGATTGTATTGACTATCACCTGGAGCAAAGTGCAAAAACAGGCTCAACGAAAGCCGAGATTATTGATGCGCTTAATGTAGCTTTGATTGTCGGAGGAAGTATTGTGATCCCTCATTTACGTCATGCGGTAGATACCATTGAGATGCT
This genomic window from Balneola sp. contains:
- a CDS encoding T9SS C-terminal target domain-containing protein encodes the protein MKKLAIILFTVFIFSSFAWAQVSVGQDAPDFSLLYLGGGQNDRISLEDQEGKVVYIFFYGANCPHCRSNGPVTQTEIFEVFEDDTNFVALGIDTWNANTSSNNSFRNVTGITYPLLLNGRDVLVDYYGNSGAYDRSVVVGADGVLRYRGTVFVNNDFEAVQDVLEAELEKVATNSEEEGFTPSTIQLNQNYPNPFNPSTTISYSIDSPGEVSLKVYNLLGREVATLVNGTQASGNHSIVWNASNVPSGVYVYRLSSGETQISRRMMLIK
- a CDS encoding TlpA family protein disulfide reductase — its product is MKLTLAILVFLGSLSVAPPKVNNFRLKNLDNRTTTYKDIKGDTYTVIDFWATWCKPCIKSIPKLVEISKEFETEGVNFVGISIDSPRNQAKVKPFVRSLGVEYDVLLDPNSEVMGRLGVQAVPTLLIINQDDEIIYFHEGYKPGEEVEIREKILSLLEE
- a CDS encoding carboxymuconolactone decarboxylase family protein, with product MSEEKNRLEQFRERRAEQNEKVLGLDHLGIKRFFNMDTNTYRDGALDTKTKELLGLVASAVLRCNDCIDYHLEQSAKTGSTKAEIIDALNVALIVGGSIVIPHLRHAVDTIEMLEEEGSFVN